The Bacillus sp. Y1 genome has a window encoding:
- the nikB gene encoding nickel ABC transporter permease subunit NikB, which translates to MGTYVLKRIITIVPIFLIATLVTFGMINLSPVDPAEAYFATAHIQATDEMLEQKRHEFGLDQPLLIQYVNTIIKICQFDFGISYVTNKPVWEEISSRLPATIQLTIGSLLIAILVSVPLGFLAGIKKNSGMDHFSRFLSFIGASIPSFWLGYLFIFFFSVKLDLFPVEGTGTWKHLILPSVTLAFPLIALYTRLLRASVLENLQESYVLFARTRGFHEKMIMGKHVLRMAISPMITGLGMNIGNLLTGAIIVEAVFSWPGFGRYFIDAIFNRDVPVIQAYVLLAAGVFLISNLIVDLVQMYIDPRISRKGRQYQ; encoded by the coding sequence ATGGGGACTTATGTCTTGAAACGAATCATCACTATTGTTCCAATTTTTCTTATAGCCACTTTAGTAACATTTGGAATGATCAATCTATCACCAGTAGATCCAGCAGAGGCTTACTTTGCTACAGCACATATCCAGGCAACTGACGAAATGTTGGAACAAAAAAGACATGAGTTCGGATTAGATCAACCTCTTCTTATTCAATATGTGAATACCATCATTAAGATATGCCAATTTGATTTTGGCATATCTTATGTTACGAATAAGCCTGTTTGGGAAGAGATTTCCTCTCGATTGCCAGCAACGATTCAATTAACGATAGGGAGCCTTTTGATCGCTATTTTAGTAAGTGTACCTTTAGGTTTTTTAGCAGGTATAAAGAAAAACAGTGGAATGGACCATTTTAGTCGATTCCTCTCTTTTATTGGAGCATCCATCCCATCTTTTTGGCTTGGATATTTATTTATTTTTTTCTTTTCTGTTAAATTGGACCTTTTTCCTGTAGAAGGTACCGGAACCTGGAAACATTTGATTTTACCTTCAGTCACTTTGGCATTCCCTTTAATTGCTTTATATACCAGACTGTTACGTGCAAGTGTTCTAGAAAATTTACAAGAGTCTTATGTGCTTTTTGCTAGAACGAGAGGGTTTCATGAAAAAATGATCATGGGAAAGCATGTATTAAGAATGGCTATCTCTCCAATGATTACAGGACTAGGAATGAATATAGGGAACTTATTAACTGGGGCGATCATTGTAGAGGCCGTCTTTTCATGGCCAGGCTTTGGACGGTATTTTATTGATGCTATTTTTAACCGTGATGTTCCTGTTATTCAAGCCTATGTATTATTGGCAGCGGGTGTCTTCCTTATAAGTAACTTAATTGTCGACTTGGTCCAAATGTATATTGACCCACGTATTTCTAGAAAAGGAAGGCAATATCAATGA
- the nikC gene encoding nickel ABC transporter permease subunit NikC, giving the protein MIAKLQYQLKSQKVIVISSFILFGLFMITLLAPWLAPNDPIAVNLAHKLQQPSWDYPLGTDHLGRCTFSRILYGARISLGFAMLIFISALSIGLIIGIIAGYKGGWVDQLLMRFGDGLMAIPSLLLVIGFVGIWGAGLKQVILGLILVQWVYYARVIRGMVLSLKEQNYITAAKISGSSTWTIMKKHIIPNVIPSLAVMGTLEMGWAIMNLSSMSFLGLGVQPPTPEWGAMILEGKSYIRTNPALMLYPGLMIMIVVVTFNLLGEALAERYGVKRR; this is encoded by the coding sequence ATGATTGCAAAGCTTCAATATCAATTAAAAAGCCAAAAAGTGATTGTTATTTCTTCTTTTATATTGTTCGGATTATTTATGATTACGCTCTTAGCTCCTTGGCTTGCACCCAATGACCCTATCGCGGTGAATTTAGCTCACAAACTTCAGCAACCTTCATGGGATTACCCATTAGGAACAGACCATTTAGGCCGATGTACATTTTCCCGTATTCTTTATGGTGCTCGCATCTCTCTCGGTTTTGCCATGCTTATTTTTATTTCGGCTTTGAGTATCGGATTAATTATTGGGATCATAGCAGGGTATAAAGGTGGTTGGGTGGATCAGTTACTAATGAGATTTGGTGATGGCTTAATGGCGATTCCAAGCCTATTGCTTGTAATTGGTTTTGTTGGTATATGGGGAGCGGGTCTAAAACAAGTCATTTTAGGATTGATACTCGTACAATGGGTTTATTACGCTAGGGTCATCCGAGGCATGGTTCTGAGTCTGAAAGAACAGAATTATATTACGGCAGCTAAAATTAGTGGTTCCTCCACATGGACCATTATGAAAAAGCATATTATCCCGAATGTCATTCCTTCTTTAGCGGTAATGGGAACATTAGAAATGGGTTGGGCAATTATGAATCTGTCATCGATGTCCTTTTTAGGATTAGGGGTCCAACCTCCTACACCAGAGTGGGGGGCTATGATTCTAGAAGGAAAGTCATATATCAGAACGAATCCAGCTTTGATGCTTTACCCAGGTTTGATGATTATGATCGTGGTTGTTACCTTTAACTTATTAGGAGAAGCACTAGCAGAACGATATGGAGTGAAACGTCGCTAA
- a CDS encoding aminotransferase-like domain-containing protein yields MHYSFAPQTKNYASSAVRDILKVTQQGHVISFAGGLPAEDIFPIEQVKIAYEKVFASGNSSLQYGLTEGFVPLREAIKAKMADRGISSTVDNILVTTGSQQAIDLFSRIMLTPGDVVLTEDPTYLAALQVFRSYGANVISVSSDEDGMLPEDLKKKLETWSPKFVYVIPTFANPDGKVWSDERRRNLLSLCQEYNVLVLEDDPYGDIQFHPEERYSPVASFDYDHSHVIYTSTFSKSVVPALRTGWVTGPSEVINMMVQAKQMNDLHSSSIDQQALYYLLRDFNLASHIDLIRSVYYERMTIMRDYLNKLGSDLFKWKEPKGGMFIWVEGNKELNTTALLNQAVEKGVAFVPGAPFYVNEPKNNTFRLNFSHSTPETIELGMDRLISVLLKPEVVK; encoded by the coding sequence ATGCATTATTCATTTGCACCCCAAACTAAAAACTATGCATCATCTGCAGTTAGAGATATTCTTAAGGTTACTCAACAAGGACACGTGATCTCCTTTGCTGGTGGATTACCAGCAGAAGATATCTTTCCTATTGAACAAGTAAAAATTGCCTACGAGAAAGTATTTGCTTCAGGAAATTCTTCTTTGCAATATGGGTTAACAGAAGGATTTGTTCCGCTTAGAGAAGCCATTAAAGCAAAGATGGCGGATAGAGGGATTTCATCTACTGTTGACAATATTCTCGTAACAACAGGCTCTCAGCAAGCCATTGACTTGTTCTCACGGATCATGCTGACTCCCGGAGATGTTGTCCTTACCGAGGATCCAACCTACTTAGCTGCTCTCCAGGTTTTTAGATCTTACGGGGCAAATGTCATTTCCGTTAGCAGCGATGAAGACGGGATGTTACCTGAAGATTTAAAAAAGAAATTGGAAACATGGAGTCCTAAATTTGTTTATGTCATTCCAACCTTTGCTAATCCGGACGGGAAGGTCTGGAGCGATGAGAGACGTCGAAATTTGCTAAGCCTTTGCCAAGAATATAATGTCCTTGTTTTAGAGGACGATCCATATGGGGATATTCAATTTCATCCAGAGGAACGATATTCTCCAGTAGCCTCCTTTGACTATGATCATAGCCATGTGATCTATACGAGTACATTCTCAAAGTCTGTGGTTCCTGCGTTACGAACAGGCTGGGTAACTGGGCCATCGGAAGTAATCAATATGATGGTACAAGCGAAGCAGATGAATGATTTACATTCCAGTTCGATCGACCAGCAGGCTCTTTATTATTTATTACGTGATTTCAACCTTGCTTCCCATATCGATTTAATAAGAAGTGTCTATTATGAACGTATGACAATCATGAGAGATTATTTAAATAAATTAGGGTCGGATTTATTCAAATGGAAGGAACCAAAAGGCGGTATGTTTATTTGGGTGGAAGGCAATAAAGAATTAAACACAACCGCTCTATTAAACCAAGCAGTTGAAAAAGGGGTGGCCTTTGTTCCAGGCGCACCATTCTACGTAAATGAACCAAAGAACAACACATTCAGACTAAACTTTAGCCATTCAACCCCAGAAACCATTGAACTCGGAATGGATCGGTTGATTAGTGTTTTATTGAAGCCTGAGGTAGTAAAGTAA
- the nikD gene encoding nickel import ATP-binding protein NikD has product MESKERFILNVRDLHVEVRTKEGSFKLVEDINFGIKKGEILGLVGESGSGKTVTSMSILQLHDRKNIQMTGSITLHDRELNGLKNKEMRKIRGKDIAFIMQNPMNAFTPVFTIGHQFIETIQAHTSLNKKDARELAVDVMESVNLPEPEKLLKYYPFQLSGGMLQRVMISMAACLKPSVIIADEPTTALDLHSQLLVLRLLEKIRVEHGTSILLISHDLGVISEMADHVIVMKHGKIVETANVLELFDNPQHEYTKKLLRTRPTLYSEKQPYTYTL; this is encoded by the coding sequence ATGGAATCAAAAGAGAGATTCATTTTAAATGTTCGAGATTTACATGTAGAAGTTAGAACAAAAGAAGGTTCTTTCAAACTTGTTGAAGACATTAATTTTGGAATCAAAAAAGGAGAGATCCTTGGTCTAGTTGGAGAGAGTGGGAGTGGTAAAACCGTTACAAGTATGTCTATCTTACAGCTTCATGATAGAAAAAACATACAAATGACGGGGAGTATCACACTACATGATCGAGAATTGAATGGCTTGAAAAACAAGGAGATGCGAAAGATCAGAGGGAAGGATATTGCTTTTATTATGCAAAATCCGATGAATGCTTTTACTCCTGTTTTTACAATTGGTCATCAATTTATAGAAACTATTCAGGCTCACACTTCATTGAATAAAAAGGATGCTAGAGAGCTTGCGGTTGATGTGATGGAAAGTGTCAATTTGCCAGAGCCGGAGAAATTATTAAAATACTACCCTTTTCAACTAAGTGGAGGTATGCTCCAAAGAGTGATGATTAGCATGGCAGCATGTTTAAAACCGTCTGTTATCATTGCAGATGAGCCGACGACAGCACTTGATCTTCACAGCCAATTATTAGTTCTTCGTCTGTTAGAAAAAATTCGTGTGGAACATGGAACATCTATCTTACTTATTTCTCATGATCTCGGAGTCATTTCAGAAATGGCTGATCATGTCATCGTGATGAAACATGGGAAAATAGTAGAAACAGCCAATGTGCTAGAATTATTTGATAACCCACAACATGAATACACGAAGAAGCTATTAAGAACAAGGCCGACCTTATATTCTGAAAAACAACCTTATACTTATACGTTGTGA
- the nikA gene encoding nickel ABC transporter substrate-binding protein, with protein sequence MLNRITKKPVLIMSVIILILSIALLGCSNDSLENEGTTGEAGNVITFAWPRDIGELNPHMYNPSQLFSTSMVYEPLVSYGDGGELKPHLAESWDISADGKEYVFHLRQDVKFSDGTSFNAEIVKKNFDAILNNVDLHSWLGFISKIAQTEVVDEHTFKLTLTEPYYPTIQELAVVRPVRFLGEAGFPEDGDTSKGIEKPVGTGPWVLEEYKVDEYAIFTRNENYWGEVPSVEQIKVKVVPDAETRVLAFEKGDLDLLYGEGVISIDSFNQLESTGSYETSISEPVATRQLVMNTNKEQLSDERVRQALHHGFNKEALVEGVTSGLEEKADYILPTNLPYTSEVAATKVDYDVEKAVQLLDEAGWKLPKGKTVREKDGQPLEIELMYNSAESIQKTMAETLQSEWAGLGVKLNIVGVELTTQVERFKANEFEMNFFSNYGAPYDPHTFVNVVATEGFGFNEAISAYPNKEEILNQIAQVTKTTDETERQQLYTEILGSLQEQGAIVPISYIKKIAIYQKDVSDFTFPANRDEHPFTGISVKE encoded by the coding sequence ATGTTAAACCGCATAACAAAGAAACCAGTTTTAATTATGTCAGTGATCATTCTTATTTTATCTATAGCATTACTTGGTTGTTCAAATGATTCACTAGAAAATGAGGGGACTACAGGTGAAGCTGGAAATGTGATTACTTTCGCTTGGCCAAGAGATATAGGTGAACTGAATCCGCATATGTATAATCCATCACAATTATTTTCTACATCGATGGTATATGAGCCTTTAGTAAGCTATGGTGATGGTGGAGAGCTAAAACCACATTTAGCAGAGTCTTGGGATATCTCTGCGGATGGGAAAGAATATGTGTTCCATTTACGTCAAGATGTCAAATTTTCGGATGGCACGAGTTTTAATGCAGAGATTGTGAAAAAGAACTTTGATGCTATACTTAATAATGTCGATTTACACAGTTGGTTAGGATTTATTTCAAAGATTGCTCAAACAGAGGTTGTAGACGAGCATACGTTTAAATTAACATTAACAGAACCCTATTACCCTACTATTCAGGAGTTAGCTGTTGTACGCCCTGTACGTTTCCTTGGAGAAGCAGGTTTCCCTGAGGATGGTGACACTTCTAAAGGTATAGAAAAGCCAGTTGGGACAGGTCCATGGGTATTGGAAGAATATAAAGTCGATGAATACGCTATTTTCACACGTAACGAAAATTATTGGGGAGAAGTCCCAAGCGTTGAGCAAATTAAGGTTAAAGTTGTCCCTGATGCAGAAACGCGCGTACTTGCCTTTGAAAAAGGAGATTTAGACCTTCTTTATGGTGAGGGTGTTATCAGTATAGATTCTTTTAATCAGTTAGAATCTACAGGTTCTTATGAAACCAGCATATCTGAACCAGTTGCTACTAGGCAGCTTGTGATGAATACGAATAAAGAACAACTATCAGATGAACGTGTCCGTCAAGCTTTACACCATGGATTTAATAAGGAAGCTTTAGTTGAGGGAGTGACATCTGGCTTAGAAGAGAAGGCAGACTATATCTTACCGACAAACCTCCCTTACACTTCAGAGGTGGCTGCAACCAAGGTTGATTATGATGTTGAAAAAGCAGTGCAATTATTAGATGAAGCCGGCTGGAAGTTGCCAAAAGGAAAAACGGTTCGTGAAAAAGATGGTCAACCACTAGAAATAGAGTTAATGTATAACTCAGCTGAGTCGATTCAAAAAACAATGGCTGAAACCTTGCAATCAGAATGGGCAGGATTAGGTGTAAAGCTAAATATTGTTGGAGTTGAGCTTACCACTCAAGTAGAAAGATTTAAAGCGAATGAGTTTGAAATGAACTTCTTTAGTAACTATGGGGCACCATATGACCCACATACTTTTGTAAACGTCGTTGCTACAGAAGGATTTGGATTTAACGAAGCGATTTCAGCTTATCCTAATAAGGAAGAGATACTTAACCAGATTGCTCAGGTAACAAAAACAACAGATGAAACAGAACGACAACAACTTTATACAGAAATTTTAGGCTCATTGCAAGAGCAAGGTGCAATTGTACCTATTTCGTATATTAAGAAAATAGCTATTTATCAAAAAGATGTTTCTGATTTTACATTCCCTGCGAACCGAGATGAACATCCATTTACAGGAATTAGTGTAAAAGAATAA
- a CDS encoding NUDIX hydrolase, whose translation MNNTTKMVIAVKGVIINEGRVLIVKRSEDDEVGGGTWECVGGKIDFGEGLEDALVREIKEEVGLDVNVKHILYATTFKTNPTRQVVILTYLCTSCHQEVVLSSEHSDHRWVTKDQLKTYLPLDIIRDFEKNHVFSLL comes from the coding sequence ATGAATAACACAACTAAAATGGTCATTGCCGTAAAAGGTGTAATTATAAATGAGGGGAGAGTACTAATTGTAAAAAGGTCAGAGGACGATGAGGTCGGTGGAGGAACCTGGGAGTGTGTCGGAGGGAAAATAGATTTTGGAGAGGGATTAGAGGATGCGTTGGTGAGGGAAATCAAAGAGGAAGTGGGTTTAGATGTCAACGTCAAACATATCCTGTATGCAACTACATTTAAAACAAACCCCACAAGGCAGGTGGTTATATTAACCTACTTGTGTACTAGCTGTCACCAAGAGGTGGTTCTTTCAAGTGAGCACAGTGATCACCGGTGGGTAACAAAAGATCAACTAAAGACATATTTGCCGTTAGACATTATTCGTGACTTCGAGAAAAATCATGTTTTCTCTTTGCTTTGA
- a CDS encoding DUF4317 domain-containing protein yields the protein MNKKDVANIRKQFKINNDLLKISDIYNVYIMKDSSDIYHDQSQPFAMLDQDQQELFMGNFKKLLAGQMDEKLFELKFQRNAENSSQLILHQGLLSSDVEDWKEQMLKIVGKMLLNRQYEMDIVVTFIRAEYLKPTKRRNEEAEESERDRVYSHPFILCSINNTQEPKKELLFDYVEREFKYHFVVDPIINLNTPIAGFLFPAFTDNSADVNHILYSAGKVHEPDYQFIEDVLNGEEIMTAQDDKIVFEEIIKDVTGDQLNTSTLANVYEEINRMIVENEEEEQPKLDTKDVERVLTLSGIEDINTEKVEAAFQKIIDDDKYEIKASNILPKFSSKSIKISTKIANISISPQDLRYVKQVHLAGKRYLMIEVEEDTVIEGFTMIPEAFAGNQGE from the coding sequence ATGAACAAAAAAGACGTAGCAAACATACGAAAACAATTCAAAATAAATAATGATTTACTCAAAATCAGCGATATTTACAATGTCTATATTATGAAAGACTCAAGTGATATCTATCATGACCAAAGTCAACCTTTTGCCATGCTTGACCAAGATCAACAAGAATTATTTATGGGTAATTTCAAGAAGTTACTTGCTGGTCAAATGGATGAGAAGCTTTTCGAATTAAAATTTCAACGGAATGCTGAAAATAGTAGTCAGCTCATTTTGCATCAAGGGTTACTAAGTAGTGATGTGGAAGACTGGAAAGAGCAAATGCTGAAAATCGTAGGCAAAATGCTCTTGAACAGACAATACGAAATGGATATTGTCGTTACATTTATACGTGCAGAATATTTAAAGCCTACAAAACGCCGAAATGAAGAGGCTGAGGAAAGCGAACGAGATAGGGTTTACTCTCATCCCTTTATTCTTTGTAGCATAAATAATACCCAGGAGCCGAAAAAAGAGCTGCTCTTTGATTATGTAGAAAGAGAATTCAAATATCACTTTGTGGTTGATCCAATCATTAACCTTAATACTCCAATTGCAGGCTTTCTATTCCCTGCCTTCACCGATAACTCAGCCGATGTGAACCACATTCTCTATTCAGCAGGAAAGGTGCATGAGCCTGATTATCAATTCATCGAGGACGTGTTAAATGGCGAAGAAATCATGACGGCACAAGATGATAAAATTGTTTTTGAAGAAATTATTAAAGATGTTACAGGAGACCAGCTAAACACCTCCACTCTCGCTAATGTGTATGAAGAGATTAATCGTATGATCGTCGAAAACGAAGAGGAAGAGCAACCAAAATTAGATACAAAAGACGTGGAACGTGTGTTAACTTTGAGCGGCATAGAAGATATTAATACCGAAAAGGTAGAAGCAGCCTTCCAAAAAATCATAGATGATGACAAATATGAGATCAAAGCAAGTAATATCTTGCCAAAGTTTAGTTCAAAATCCATTAAAATCAGCACAAAAATCGCTAATATTTCGATTAGCCCACAAGATTTAAGGTACGTCAAACAAGTCCATCTTGCTGGTAAACGGTACCTTATGATTGAAGTGGAAGAAGATACGGTGATTGAAGGATTTACGATGATTCCGGAGGCTTTTGCTGGGAATCAAGGGGAATAA
- a CDS encoding helix-turn-helix domain-containing protein has translation MDKDLLTVQIGERLRYFRQQRHLTLEDLAELTGVSKPMIGQIERGTSNPTVSTLWKIAAGLQIPFASFLTTNPSIKINKVEEQPFFTDDDDLFEVYNTFSSPGIPFELYRVRLLPGCKHFSEQSGAGTLKSITVLSGRLTVKIGEEEPFTIDQGDSVSFTTDISQIYENASDKLCEINMAIYYSRSQVQI, from the coding sequence ATGGATAAAGATTTATTAACTGTCCAAATTGGGGAACGGCTGCGGTATTTCCGGCAACAGCGTCATTTGACGTTAGAAGATTTGGCTGAGTTAACAGGTGTTAGTAAACCGATGATTGGACAAATTGAGCGTGGCACCTCTAACCCTACTGTTTCGACTCTTTGGAAAATTGCAGCAGGACTTCAGATTCCTTTTGCTTCTTTCTTAACGACGAATCCCTCAATTAAAATTAATAAAGTAGAGGAACAACCTTTTTTTACGGATGATGATGATTTATTTGAAGTATATAACACATTTTCATCTCCTGGTATTCCATTTGAACTCTATAGAGTTCGTTTGTTACCTGGGTGTAAGCATTTTTCTGAACAAAGTGGAGCGGGTACACTGAAGTCTATTACTGTCCTTTCCGGAAGGTTAACTGTAAAAATTGGAGAGGAAGAACCTTTTACGATTGATCAGGGGGATTCTGTCTCCTTTACGACGGATATTTCTCAAATCTATGAAAATGCTTCGGACAAGTTATGCGAAATAAATATGGCAATTTATTACTCTCGTAGCCAAGTGCAAATTTAA
- a CDS encoding VCBS repeat-containing protein — protein MYKYYLNTNMRSSGVVAFARGDVNGDHISDHVYVTGFKESNVSMVQNMTLLIQDGQTGGFVRIPLKEDTGYDPTLFLGDFTGDGVNDILITIPTGGSGGTTYNYIYSFVNNTPRLLFDSNVYNQQYQYDVSFKDNYKVEVISKINKAKYLIDISLRGSDYLNEIYDENGRLKTPISGWVDPISGLYPIDHDLNKLYELIAYQQIAGRYHADSLGLIQNRLKWNGTTFTLDYQDLAIYGSYE, from the coding sequence ATGTATAAATATTATTTAAATACAAATATGAGAAGTTCAGGTGTTGTAGCCTTTGCAAGGGGCGATGTAAATGGTGATCATATCTCTGATCATGTATATGTGACAGGTTTCAAAGAATCGAATGTGTCGATGGTTCAAAATATGACACTTCTAATTCAAGATGGGCAGACGGGAGGTTTTGTTCGGATCCCTCTAAAAGAAGATACAGGATATGATCCCACACTGTTTTTGGGTGATTTTACAGGAGATGGAGTTAATGATATTTTAATTACTATCCCAACAGGTGGAAGTGGTGGTACAACATATAACTATATTTATTCCTTTGTTAATAACACACCACGTTTGTTGTTCGACTCTAATGTGTATAATCAGCAGTATCAATATGATGTTTCTTTTAAAGATAATTATAAAGTTGAAGTAATAAGCAAAATAAATAAAGCAAAATATCTGATTGATATATCACTGCGAGGCTCTGATTATTTAAATGAAATATATGATGAAAATGGGAGACTGAAGACTCCTATCAGTGGGTGGGTTGACCCCATAAGTGGCTTATATCCAATAGATCACGATTTAAATAAACTATATGAACTAATAGCTTATCAACAGATTGCTGGAAGATACCATGCTGATTCTTTAGGACTTATTCAAAATAGATTAAAATGGAACGGAACTACATTTACTTTGGACTATCAGGATTTAGCTATTTATGGTTCATATGAATAG
- the nikE gene encoding nickel import ATP-binding protein NikE, with translation MSLLQVKQVNLSFHSKRLFKGKNQPKVLKDISFNIQEGTCLGLIGTSGAGKSTLGRVILGIQRPDQGQVLFQGHDIYMADKHTRQKIRRDLQVVFQDSYSSVNPRMTAESIISEPLENYEKLTIEEQRRNVIELLERVGLSEKDLKKYPHQFSGGQLQRINIARAIALKPRLIVLDESVSSLDMVTQSLILQLLSDLKDDYGLSYLFITHDIKAAFSISDQIGVLEKGELLELYDSKDEFFASKHPVVKRLRDSVLSEHPRFRTIRTWGSRV, from the coding sequence ATGAGCTTATTACAGGTAAAGCAAGTAAATCTAAGCTTTCATTCGAAAAGACTTTTTAAAGGCAAGAATCAACCAAAAGTTCTAAAGGATATTTCCTTTAATATTCAGGAAGGAACCTGTTTAGGCTTAATAGGTACTAGTGGCGCTGGTAAAAGCACGTTAGGGAGAGTCATTCTTGGAATTCAACGTCCAGATCAAGGTCAGGTTTTGTTTCAAGGACATGATATATACATGGCAGATAAACACACTCGACAAAAAATCCGTCGAGATCTCCAAGTGGTTTTTCAAGATTCCTATTCATCGGTTAATCCTCGCATGACAGCTGAATCGATAATCAGTGAGCCATTAGAGAACTATGAGAAACTAACCATTGAGGAACAGAGAAGAAACGTGATTGAGCTATTGGAAAGAGTAGGCTTAAGTGAAAAGGATTTAAAAAAATACCCTCATCAATTTAGTGGTGGACAATTGCAAAGAATTAATATTGCTCGGGCCATCGCTCTGAAACCGAGGTTGATTGTTCTTGACGAATCCGTAAGCAGTTTAGACATGGTCACGCAAAGCTTAATCTTACAATTATTAAGCGACTTAAAGGATGACTACGGCTTATCTTATCTTTTTATCACACATGATATTAAAGCAGCTTTTTCCATTTCAGATCAAATTGGCGTTCTTGAAAAAGGTGAGTTGCTAGAGCTCTACGATTCAAAAGACGAATTCTTTGCTTCCAAGCACCCTGTAGTGAAACGTTTAAGAGATTCTGTTCTTTCTGAACATCCGCGCTTTCGTACGATTAGGACTTGGGGGAGTAGGGTGTAA
- a CDS encoding glycine-rich domain-containing protein — MEFFIGFIVIGIFILLGSTLFSSGKKKSLRNDPIPEQLGVQVEEGIPIVKKLDQSLSNFYIDNVKNRVLQNHPKWKDHEFDWGMFELKRYFLMNSLLKTVPMFSHHVDEIWHEMLMFTRDYEKFSRDFYNDTLHHTPNMDSTPIPGERAFFDWVYISLFEVTTNSRAIWGSFLQNPIKREILEDFRLLPENELLSKYFRKNEDWLEVKRNIIRKLKNEIREAEQRYTGSKEFAPHSFTSNAHIYSLAAGAAVYYSIYDEEEFHEHMSEVVPEEYQNAATFSGGSSCSGFACSSDSGDSGGGGDSGGSSCSSCGGGCSS; from the coding sequence ATGGAATTTTTTATTGGTTTTATTGTAATAGGAATCTTTATTCTACTAGGAAGTACATTGTTTTCAAGCGGGAAGAAAAAATCATTAAGGAATGACCCGATCCCAGAACAACTAGGTGTACAGGTAGAAGAAGGAATCCCGATTGTGAAAAAGCTCGACCAATCCTTATCAAACTTTTATATAGACAATGTGAAAAACCGTGTATTACAGAATCATCCTAAATGGAAAGATCATGAGTTCGACTGGGGAATGTTTGAGTTAAAGCGGTATTTCTTGATGAATAGTTTATTAAAAACAGTTCCGATGTTCAGCCATCATGTCGATGAAATTTGGCATGAGATGCTCATGTTTACAAGGGATTACGAGAAGTTTTCCAGGGATTTTTACAATGATACCCTGCATCATACTCCTAATATGGATAGCACACCGATTCCAGGCGAACGAGCTTTTTTTGATTGGGTTTATATCAGTTTATTTGAAGTGACCACGAACAGTAGAGCGATCTGGGGGAGTTTTCTACAAAATCCAATTAAGCGAGAAATCTTAGAGGATTTCCGACTATTGCCTGAGAATGAGCTACTATCAAAATATTTTAGAAAAAATGAAGATTGGTTGGAAGTGAAAAGAAACATAATTCGTAAATTGAAAAATGAGATTCGTGAGGCTGAGCAGCGATACACAGGCTCAAAGGAGTTTGCGCCACACTCATTTACAAGTAACGCTCACATTTATTCATTGGCAGCCGGGGCAGCTGTCTACTATTCAATATATGATGAAGAAGAATTTCATGAGCATATGAGTGAAGTTGTTCCTGAAGAATACCAAAATGCAGCTACTTTCAGTGGAGGATCATCTTGTTCTGGTTTTGCTTGTAGCAGTGATTCAGGGGATTCAGGTGGCGGTGGAGACTCAGGAGGTTCCAGTTGCTCCAGTTGTGGAGGGGGATGCAGTAGTTAA